The following are encoded in a window of Ranitomeya variabilis isolate aRanVar5 chromosome 6, aRanVar5.hap1, whole genome shotgun sequence genomic DNA:
- the LOC143782090 gene encoding uncharacterized protein LOC143782090 yields MALWCRFLSLHCPISQQSIVVVLMFYCMWHCFECDFLLIFSLQSKLARMTSESESEHRQSARGSAASSSEGEGTQREQGDRCQDGSSGRQVSQRDHRESIDVELLISSIQERGPLWDSRDPRHMDQVVSRRLWAEVAKSLWDGFDSASAKDKGTFMTKLRTRWRSMKDRFNKGLRAEEEQSRSGAAAAKSVPYKYNRQLQFLRPILGRRQTHSSTLQRAPPCEAELHGSPSEPSQPSHSDSRPAPPSSGEPAAGTSGFPLPEASGAPSFGNSRQRQRASDRSVMPEFLHLGTVFQNGFKALRDEMSSMGRRLEILEAELTNPAKHFLSTIAKGMVENLTPELQISVMQDCHNSYVRALQQSRVAQSATLPVVPSLASVTPTTAAESLQPPHPGPSAGRRHHSHHTSVRPTPAPARPSSSRRSASGGDAAEGREKKKRKHKRRHTDTHPEAQVLAAPGHTPSRRGSSHSRSSQGQPSQKRRRLVLPPPSSTDEAVSPVYPAGGLDLPSSLLQYGGSSSSTTPTLRSRTRSYRSPLVADVDPPSDVDTP; encoded by the exons atggcgttgtggtgtcgctttttgagtttgcattgtcctatcagtcaacagtcaattgtggttgttttaatgttttattgtatgtggcattgctttgaatgtgattttttgctcattttttcattgcagagcaaacttgcaagaatgacgagtgagtcagagtctgaacataggcaatcggcgagggggagtgcg gcttcttcaagtgagggggaaggcacacagcgggagcagggagatcggtgccaagatgggtcgtcaggccggcaa gtttcacaacgggaccacagggagagtatcgatgtggagctcctgatctccagcatccaggagcgtggcccgttgtgggacagccgtgacccccggcacatggaccaggtggtttctaggcgtttgtgggcagaggtggcaaagtcgctgtgggatggctttgacagtgcctccgccaaggacaaaggcaccttta tgacaaagttgaggaccagatggcgatccatgaaggaccgtttcaataaggggctgcgtgctgaggaggagcaatcgaggagtggtgctgctgcggccaagtcggttCCATATAAATACAACCGACAATTACAGTTCCTAAGAccaatccttggccgccgaca gacacacagcagcaccctccagcgagctcccccctgtgaagcggaacttcatggatcgccatctgagccgtcacagccatcccacagcgacagcaggcctgcaccaccatcatctggagaaccggctgccggtacgtcaggttttcccctgcccgaggcctctggcgcaccttcgttcgggaattcccgacagcgccagcgggcctcggacaggtcagtcatgcctgaatttttgcacttgggcacggtgttccagaacggtttcaaggcgttgagagatgaaatgtccagtatgggacggcgccttgaaatcctggaagccgagctcacaaatccggcaaaacattttttaagcacaattgctaagggcatggtggaaaaccttacgccggaactccagatttcggtgatgcaggactgccacaattcttacgtgagggctctgcagcagtctcgggtcgcgcagtcagcgacactgcccgtagtgccgtcgctggctagcgtgactccgactactgctgcagagtcactccagccaccccaccctggtccaagtgccgggcgacgccaccacagccaccataccagtgtgcggcccactcctgctcctgccaggccctcatcctcccgtaggagtgcttctgggggagatgccgccgaaggcagggaaaaaaaaaaaagaaaacataagaggaggcacacagacacacacccagaggcacaggttctggctgctccaggacacacaccatctcgtcgtggctctagccacagcaggagcagccagggccaaccaagccaaaaaagaaggcggcttgtgttgcctcctccctcctccactgacgaggcggtctccccagtgtaccctgcggggggtttggacctgccCTCAAGCCTCCTTCAGtatggcggctcctcctcctctaccactcCCACTCTCAGGTCCAGAACTCGAAGCTACCGGTCACCGCTGGTAGCGGATGTTGATCCCCCCTCGGATGTTGATACCCCCTAA